A portion of the Pyxidicoccus trucidator genome contains these proteins:
- a CDS encoding ClpX C4-type zinc finger protein — translation MADNPRELIRAAQSAEMQGDVDRAVECLKKAAEVYRQAGNAPRALQLLRHARRLDGSRVDIAEEVNRLEWMPETLLARPGLEDDEDSRLASELERSLEGEPLPELVRRQRLIEDALREAGMHAEGEAPRDGKAWVIETEAAEDLQRLEAQLARVAASVDAADIARAGGAGGSPVEAVKAAAIDVAAAGGAGASPAEAVQGAGDVAATGWPAQATQLFRDGDAPLSGTGLDEAQARSVSDPLPADAGPEAAPRRRREKRLIERGPTRADAALDAWCSFCCRPRSEVGDLVAGPTGSFICAGCLSESVSLLGDVTPAPPPVRSRPVEPPGAFMELVGQAEAQALLERALQTGARCVLAVGPEGSGKSVWFQQLQRQRRGVFVHLAELEQGPVPQPLLVEDVDRMDAASQATLADFLSRRLSQTVVLSARGLCPDARGPVLRNDSGVLPVPTTAALGLSVRGAVPVSLLEHVQVLLPLHAPTQAEFVEIARRRLSLREPAVSLSEDVLGAFAAEAVRSPRAGHELHALLNRVPAGTWGLEDSTRPAPPRKGRRKGGT, via the coding sequence ATGGCCGACAACCCTCGCGAGCTCATCCGTGCCGCCCAGTCCGCTGAGATGCAGGGGGACGTGGACCGCGCGGTGGAGTGTCTCAAGAAGGCGGCGGAGGTGTACCGGCAGGCCGGTAACGCGCCGCGCGCGCTTCAGCTCCTACGCCACGCGCGCAGGCTGGACGGCAGCCGGGTGGACATCGCGGAGGAGGTGAACCGGCTGGAGTGGATGCCGGAGACGCTGCTCGCGCGCCCGGGACTCGAGGATGACGAGGACTCACGGCTGGCCTCGGAGCTGGAGCGCTCCCTGGAGGGCGAGCCGCTTCCGGAGCTGGTCCGCAGGCAGCGGCTCATCGAGGACGCCCTGCGCGAGGCTGGCATGCACGCGGAAGGGGAGGCGCCTCGCGACGGGAAGGCGTGGGTCATCGAGACCGAGGCCGCGGAGGATCTGCAGCGGCTGGAGGCGCAGCTCGCGCGCGTGGCGGCGTCCGTGGACGCGGCCGACATTGCCAGGGCGGGTGGGGCAGGGGGCTCGCCGGTCGAGGCCGTGAAGGCTGCGGCTATCGACGTGGCGGCGGCGGGTGGGGCAGGGGCTTCTCCGGCGGAGGCCGTGCAAGGTGCGGGCGATGTGGCGGCAACGGGCTGGCCTGCTCAGGCGACGCAGCTTTTTCGGGACGGCGATGCGCCCTTGTCCGGCACGGGCTTGGACGAAGCACAGGCCCGCTCCGTCTCGGACCCACTGCCCGCGGACGCAGGCCCGGAGGCAGCCCCCCGGCGTCGGCGCGAGAAGCGCCTCATCGAGCGGGGGCCCACGCGCGCCGACGCGGCGCTGGATGCGTGGTGCTCCTTCTGCTGTCGACCCCGCTCCGAGGTCGGAGACCTGGTCGCGGGCCCCACGGGCTCATTCATCTGCGCGGGCTGCCTGTCCGAATCCGTATCGCTGCTCGGAGACGTCACGCCCGCTCCACCTCCCGTGCGCTCGCGTCCGGTGGAGCCTCCGGGCGCCTTCATGGAGCTGGTGGGGCAGGCGGAGGCCCAGGCCCTGCTGGAGCGCGCTCTCCAGACGGGCGCGCGGTGTGTCCTCGCCGTCGGCCCCGAGGGCAGTGGCAAGAGCGTCTGGTTCCAGCAACTCCAGCGTCAGCGTCGCGGAGTGTTCGTGCACCTCGCCGAGCTGGAGCAGGGCCCGGTGCCCCAGCCACTCCTCGTGGAGGACGTGGACCGCATGGACGCCGCGTCGCAAGCGACGCTCGCCGACTTCCTGTCCCGTCGGCTCTCCCAGACCGTGGTGCTGAGCGCGCGCGGCCTCTGCCCGGACGCGCGCGGCCCCGTGCTGCGCAATGACTCGGGCGTCCTGCCCGTGCCCACCACGGCCGCGCTGGGCCTCTCCGTGCGCGGGGCCGTGCCCGTGAGCCTCCTGGAGCACGTGCAGGTGCTGCTGCCGCTGCACGCGCCCACGCAGGCCGAGTTCGTCGAAATCGCCCGGAGGCGCCTGTCCCTGCGCGAGCCGGCCGTCTCTCTCTCCGAGGACGTGCTCGGCGCCTTCGCCGCCGAAGCCGTGCGCTCGCCCCGCGCCGGCCATGAGCTGCACGCGCTCCTCAACCGGGTGCCCGCGGGAACCTGGGGCCTGGAGGACTCGACCCGGCCGGCGCCGCCACGCAAGGGCCGGCGGAAGGGGGGCACGTGA
- a CDS encoding MBL fold metallo-hydrolase produces the protein MTTRKPRPAEKPPARRRKAAARSQSRVPFEVRFWGVRGSIPTPGPQTKRYGGNTPCVEVRCGDELLIFDLGSGARALGDALLATTKPVRGSIFISHYHYDHLQGLPFFGPIFVPSNAFTLYGSPRNGQTVKQILGGQMVQPYFPVTAEGVFRAQLTYRDLSASDTLEVGPARVSMLELNHPGGNLGYRVDCGGRSVVYATDVEHGSSLDSGLFEFARGADLLIYDSMYTEDEYLGRSGPARTGWGHSTWEAAVRAADASEVKTLVLFHHDPGRDDAAMDKLLRQVRKHRPEAIAAKESMVIKL, from the coding sequence ATGACGACACGGAAGCCAAGGCCGGCTGAGAAGCCGCCCGCGCGGCGGCGCAAGGCCGCTGCGCGCAGCCAGAGCCGCGTGCCCTTCGAGGTGCGCTTCTGGGGCGTGCGTGGTTCCATCCCCACTCCCGGTCCGCAGACGAAGCGCTACGGCGGGAACACGCCGTGCGTGGAGGTCCGCTGCGGGGACGAGCTGCTCATCTTCGACCTGGGCTCCGGAGCGCGGGCCCTGGGCGACGCGCTGCTGGCCACGACGAAGCCGGTGCGCGGCTCCATCTTCATCTCGCACTACCACTACGACCACCTGCAGGGCCTGCCCTTCTTCGGCCCCATCTTCGTGCCGAGCAACGCCTTCACGCTGTACGGCTCGCCCCGCAACGGGCAGACGGTGAAGCAGATTCTGGGCGGGCAGATGGTGCAGCCCTACTTCCCGGTGACGGCGGAGGGCGTGTTCCGCGCACAGCTGACGTACCGCGACTTGTCGGCCAGCGACACGCTGGAAGTGGGTCCGGCACGGGTGAGCATGCTGGAGCTGAACCACCCGGGCGGCAACCTGGGCTACCGCGTGGACTGCGGGGGCCGCTCGGTGGTGTACGCCACGGACGTGGAGCACGGCAGCTCGCTGGACTCGGGCCTCTTCGAGTTCGCGCGCGGCGCGGACCTGCTCATCTACGACTCGATGTACACGGAGGACGAGTACCTCGGCCGCAGCGGTCCTGCCCGCACGGGCTGGGGCCACTCCACGTGGGAGGCCGCGGTGCGCGCGGCGGATGCGTCCGAGGTGAAGACGCTGGTGCTCTTCCACCATGACCCGGGGCGCGACGACGCCGCGATGGACAAGCTGCTGCGCCAGGTGCGCAAGCACCGCCCCGAGGCGATTGCCGCCAAGGAGTCGATGGTCATCAAGCTGTAG
- the lipB gene encoding lipoyl(octanoyl) transferase LipB encodes MNAITVYRLGRVEYEDGLNLMRLFGESRRQGLSGDVLLLLEHPPVLTLGRAAKRENIVASDERLAAEGAEVFETNRGGDVTYHGPGQLVGYPIFLLPPERHDVRRYVRDVERSVMQVLARWGITAGPIPKWPGVWIGEEGSPDARKVAAIGVHISRWLTTHGFALNVNTRLEHFQLIVPCGIREAGVTSMQRELGQPIPMPEVEDAIASSFCTVFDSERVDAPPPMRTVSVAVVRGHGPEARVLLVRRKPERGGFWQVLTGRLEPGESPAQAAARELEEETGLCLPPVDLDYRHAFALGELLPPKLVEEHGFAVHCAPDAEVRLGPEHDAFEWVDVPTALERLPFRGLRETVKRAVAERATSTTA; translated from the coding sequence GTGAACGCCATCACCGTCTACCGGCTCGGCCGGGTGGAGTACGAGGACGGCCTGAACCTGATGCGCCTCTTCGGTGAGTCGCGTCGCCAGGGCCTGTCCGGAGACGTGCTGCTCCTGCTGGAGCACCCGCCCGTCCTAACCCTGGGCCGCGCCGCGAAGCGAGAGAACATCGTCGCCAGCGACGAGCGCCTCGCCGCCGAGGGCGCCGAAGTCTTCGAGACCAACCGTGGCGGAGATGTCACCTACCACGGGCCCGGGCAGCTCGTGGGCTACCCCATCTTCCTCCTCCCTCCCGAGCGCCACGACGTGCGCCGCTACGTGCGCGACGTGGAGCGCTCCGTCATGCAGGTGCTCGCCCGGTGGGGCATCACCGCCGGCCCCATCCCCAAGTGGCCCGGCGTGTGGATTGGCGAGGAGGGCTCTCCGGACGCGCGGAAGGTTGCCGCCATCGGCGTGCACATCTCCCGCTGGCTGACGACGCACGGCTTCGCGCTCAACGTGAACACGCGCCTGGAGCACTTCCAGCTCATCGTCCCCTGCGGCATCCGCGAGGCCGGCGTCACCTCCATGCAGCGCGAGCTGGGCCAGCCCATCCCCATGCCGGAGGTGGAGGACGCCATCGCCAGCAGCTTCTGCACCGTCTTCGACAGCGAGCGCGTGGACGCGCCTCCGCCCATGCGGACGGTGAGCGTCGCCGTGGTGCGAGGCCATGGCCCGGAGGCCCGGGTGCTGCTCGTGCGCCGCAAGCCGGAGCGCGGTGGCTTCTGGCAGGTCCTCACCGGCCGCCTGGAGCCCGGCGAGTCCCCCGCCCAGGCCGCCGCGCGCGAGCTGGAGGAGGAGACGGGGCTGTGCCTGCCGCCGGTGGACCTGGACTACCGCCACGCCTTCGCCCTGGGCGAGCTGCTGCCTCCGAAGCTGGTGGAGGAGCACGGCTTCGCAGTCCACTGCGCCCCGGACGCCGAGGTGCGCCTGGGCCCCGAGCACGACGCCTTCGAGTGGGTGGACGTGCCCACCGCCCTGGAGCGCCTGCCCTTCCGGGGCCTGCGCGAGACGGTGAAGCGCGCCGTGGCCGAGCGGGCGACTTCGACTACAGCTTGA
- the ribA gene encoding GTP cyclohydrolase II — MSDTRSPQVLPTRKHTQHLERFAEADVPTERGTLRTIVFRDKRNGREHVALVVGDVQGMEGVPVRIHSECLTSEVFGSLKCDCRQQLDRSLDFITQGGLGVVLYLRQEGRGIGLGNKIKAYALQAKGLDTYEANRQLGFADDLRTYDIAAEMVRSLDVRSVDLITNNPLKIAGMVEEGVPVRRRIPSRTTHNPHNVDYLRTKRERTGHLIELFAEDDDTEAKAG; from the coding sequence ATGTCGGATACTCGCTCACCCCAGGTCCTTCCGACCCGAAAGCACACGCAGCACCTGGAGCGGTTCGCGGAGGCGGACGTGCCCACGGAGCGCGGGACGCTGCGGACCATCGTCTTCCGGGACAAGCGCAACGGGCGCGAGCACGTGGCACTGGTGGTGGGCGACGTGCAGGGCATGGAGGGGGTGCCGGTGCGCATCCACTCCGAGTGCCTGACGAGCGAGGTCTTCGGCAGCCTGAAGTGCGACTGCCGCCAGCAGCTGGACCGCTCCCTGGACTTCATCACCCAGGGGGGCCTGGGGGTCGTGCTGTACCTGCGCCAGGAGGGGCGGGGCATCGGGCTGGGGAACAAGATCAAGGCGTACGCGCTACAGGCCAAGGGCCTGGATACCTACGAGGCCAACAGGCAGCTGGGCTTCGCGGACGACCTGCGCACGTACGACATCGCAGCAGAGATGGTGCGCAGCCTGGACGTACGCTCCGTGGACCTGATCACCAACAACCCGCTCAAGATCGCGGGCATGGTCGAAGAGGGCGTGCCTGTCCGGCGTCGAATCCCTTCCCGGACCACGCACAATCCGCATAACGTCGACTATTTGAGGACGAAGCGCGAGCGTACGGGGCACCTGATTGAGCTCTTCGCCGAGGATGACGACACGGAAGCCAAGGCCGGCTGA
- the glp gene encoding gephyrin-like molybdotransferase Glp, which yields MNDAATLLPVEEARAQILALATPLPAEWVPLEEALGRTLADDVTAQRTLPPWDNSAMDGYAVRSADLAGPPPVRLVVGETVYAGATPKRDVQPGTCARIMTGAPLPPGADAVVMRERTRPVPDGGADQVDILEAVGPGHFVRPRGEDAREGQVLLPRGTPLGIPELGLLWAQGQLSAPVPRAPRVAILSTGDELCRADEPPQGRIVDTNAPSLAMAVRRAGGVPSLLGIARDTRDSVETALSRLDGFDVVLTSAGVSVGERDYTKEVLAALGVEQHFWRVAIKPGKPLVVGRRGRTLFFGLPGNPTSSLVTFELFVRPALRRLLGHTDVEPGRVTGRLDGRLSKPAGLAHFVRVTAAWREGGLWARPLATQTSGVLRSAATATHLLHFPREANSLSHGDPIELLPLSWVA from the coding sequence ATGAACGACGCCGCCACATTGCTGCCGGTCGAGGAGGCCCGCGCCCAGATCCTGGCCCTGGCCACTCCCCTGCCCGCCGAGTGGGTGCCCCTGGAAGAGGCCCTGGGCCGCACCCTGGCCGACGACGTCACGGCGCAGCGCACCCTGCCCCCCTGGGACAACTCGGCCATGGACGGCTACGCGGTGCGCAGCGCGGACCTGGCGGGACCGCCGCCGGTGCGGCTGGTGGTGGGCGAGACGGTCTACGCCGGGGCCACGCCGAAGCGGGACGTGCAGCCCGGGACGTGCGCGCGAATCATGACGGGAGCCCCCCTGCCCCCGGGCGCCGACGCGGTGGTGATGCGGGAGCGCACGCGCCCGGTGCCCGACGGGGGCGCTGATCAGGTGGACATCCTGGAGGCCGTGGGGCCGGGCCACTTCGTCCGTCCACGGGGCGAGGACGCGAGGGAGGGCCAGGTGCTGCTGCCCCGGGGCACGCCGCTGGGCATCCCCGAGCTGGGGCTGCTCTGGGCCCAGGGCCAGCTGTCCGCGCCCGTGCCCCGCGCCCCCCGGGTGGCCATCCTCTCCACCGGCGACGAGTTGTGCCGCGCGGACGAGCCGCCCCAGGGCCGCATCGTCGACACCAACGCCCCGTCACTGGCGATGGCGGTGCGGCGCGCGGGCGGAGTGCCCTCGCTGCTGGGCATCGCCCGCGACACGCGCGACTCGGTGGAGACGGCCCTGTCCCGGCTGGACGGCTTCGACGTGGTGCTCACCAGCGCGGGCGTGTCCGTGGGCGAGCGCGACTACACGAAGGAGGTGCTGGCGGCCCTGGGCGTGGAGCAGCACTTCTGGCGCGTGGCCATCAAGCCCGGCAAGCCGCTGGTGGTGGGCCGGCGCGGGCGCACCCTCTTCTTCGGGTTGCCCGGCAACCCCACGTCCTCCCTGGTCACCTTCGAGCTGTTCGTCCGGCCGGCCCTGCGCCGGCTGCTCGGGCACACGGACGTGGAGCCCGGCCGGGTCACCGGGCGCCTGGACGGCCGCCTGTCAAAACCCGCCGGGCTGGCCCACTTCGTCCGCGTCACGGCCGCCTGGAGAGAGGGCGGGCTGTGGGCGCGTCCCCTCGCCACGCAGACCTCGGGTGTTCTGCGGTCGGCGGCGACGGCCACCCACCTGCTGCACTTCCCCCGGGAAGCCAACAGTTTGTCTCATGGGGACCCCATAGAATTGCTTCCGCTTTCCTGGGTGGCCTGA